In a single window of the Thermomicrobiales bacterium genome:
- the rimO gene encoding 30S ribosomal protein S12 methylthiotransferase RimO yields MSSTLTPGGVGRSFSVVTLGCAKNRVDSEGMATLLQQRGYAEHEEPDDADVIIVNTCGFLGAARAESIETLQDLVDQRNPGQFIVAAGCLPALRDYSLDLPAGVDKVLTTREWFRIGDTVGDLFGEAPQPQLAGCDGLTTTFTHQHAGPSAYVKIADGCDHACAFCTIPTIKGGQQSKRPLHVIQEIVDLVALGSKEIVLVSQDTIRYGADLGMKNGIADLIDMIGEQVPNLPWLRLLYIYPNPIVLKMIDALARHEMAVNYIDMPLQHAHPAVLKRMLRPANLDLTRRILDHARTTLDDVVLRTTLITGFPGETDEEFEYLLDFLEEQQFDHVGVFTYSPEPGTVAFDMADPVPAEVAEERRNAIMELQQSISHEHNRALEGVTMRVLVESIGEVEDEDGNTTPVSVGRAYRHAPEVDGLVFIDGEHPVGDFVDATIYAGTEYDLWATAAPVIEVR; encoded by the coding sequence GTGAGTTCCACTTTGACGCCAGGCGGAGTTGGCCGCTCGTTCAGTGTCGTCACGCTCGGATGCGCGAAGAATCGGGTCGATTCCGAGGGAATGGCCACGCTGCTACAGCAGCGTGGATATGCCGAGCATGAAGAGCCGGACGATGCGGATGTCATCATCGTCAATACATGCGGCTTCCTCGGTGCAGCGCGCGCGGAATCGATCGAGACGCTGCAGGATCTTGTCGACCAGCGCAATCCTGGACAGTTCATCGTGGCCGCCGGTTGCCTTCCAGCCTTGCGCGATTACTCGCTCGACTTGCCGGCGGGTGTCGACAAGGTGCTCACCACCCGCGAGTGGTTCCGCATCGGCGACACGGTCGGCGATCTTTTTGGCGAGGCGCCGCAACCGCAGCTTGCCGGTTGCGACGGCTTGACCACCACCTTCACGCATCAGCATGCTGGTCCGTCCGCCTATGTGAAGATCGCCGACGGTTGCGATCATGCCTGCGCGTTTTGCACGATCCCGACGATCAAAGGCGGCCAGCAGAGCAAGCGTCCTCTCCATGTCATCCAGGAGATCGTAGATCTCGTCGCGCTGGGCTCGAAAGAGATCGTGCTCGTGTCGCAAGACACGATTCGATATGGCGCCGATCTGGGCATGAAGAATGGAATTGCCGACCTGATCGATATGATCGGCGAGCAGGTGCCCAATCTGCCGTGGCTGCGGCTGCTGTACATCTATCCCAACCCGATCGTGCTCAAGATGATCGACGCGCTCGCCCGGCATGAGATGGCGGTCAACTACATCGATATGCCGCTGCAGCACGCGCACCCGGCGGTGCTGAAACGCATGTTGCGGCCGGCCAATCTCGACTTGACCCGGCGCATTCTCGACCATGCGCGAACGACGTTGGACGACGTAGTGCTGCGCACCACGCTCATTACGGGATTCCCGGGCGAAACCGACGAAGAGTTCGAGTATTTGCTCGATTTTCTGGAAGAACAGCAGTTCGACCACGTCGGGGTCTTTACATACTCGCCCGAGCCCGGCACCGTTGCGTTCGACATGGCGGATCCCGTTCCGGCAGAAGTCGCCGAGGAACGCCGAAACGCCATCATGGAGCTGCAGCAGTCGATTTCGCATGAGCACAATCGCGCGCTCGAGGGAGTGACGATGCGCGTTCTGGTCGAGAGCATCGGCGAGGTCGAAGACGAGGACGGAAACACCACTCCCGTTTCGGTCGGACGAGCCTACCGGCACGCGCCGGAAGTCGACGGATTGGTCTTCATCGATGGAGAGCATCCAGTCGGCGATTTTGTCGATGCGACGATCTACGCGGGCACGGAATACGATCTCTGGGCAACCGCCGCCCCGGTCATCGAGGTTCGATAG
- a CDS encoding YajQ family cyclic di-GMP-binding protein — protein sequence MASTYSFDIVSSYDHQELKNAVDQARREVMQRYDLKDTKTTIEEEPKKLTINTNTETSLQAVTDLIESKFVRRGLSLKILDYGPIEPASGGRVRQVVTLKEGISEDLAKQINRRIKDEFKKVNSQIQGDSVRVQAKSKDDLQAVITAFKDADYPVALQFVNYR from the coding sequence ATGGCATCGACGTATTCATTCGATATTGTGTCGTCGTACGACCACCAGGAACTCAAGAACGCGGTCGACCAGGCACGGCGCGAAGTAATGCAGCGGTACGACCTGAAAGACACCAAGACCACCATCGAAGAAGAACCAAAAAAGCTGACAATCAACACCAACACAGAAACGTCGTTGCAGGCAGTCACCGATCTGATCGAGTCAAAGTTCGTGCGGCGTGGGCTTTCACTGAAGATTCTTGACTACGGACCAATCGAACCCGCGAGCGGAGGCAGAGTTCGACAGGTTGTGACCTTGAAGGAAGGAATCTCCGAAGATCTGGCGAAGCAAATCAATCGCCGCATCAAGGACGAATTCAAGAAGGTCAATTCGCAGATTCAGGGCGATTCTGTGCGGGTTCAGGCCAAGAGCAAGGATGATCTCCAGGCGGTGATTACTGCGTTCAAGGACGCCGACTATCCGGTTGCGCTCCAGTTCGTGAATTACAGGTAG
- the glgX gene encoding glycogen debranching protein GlgX, producing the protein MIQKTLGLLPGTPWPLGATLRDGGVNFAVYSEHAEKMLLAVFEGEGDAVEFDAALPARTGFIWHGFLPNAGPGLRYGFRANGPFDIDRGLRFNVSKLLLDPYARAISGHLTWDHSVHDYDRELNDHTVRNHANSADSVPRSVVVDPAFDWQGVEPPRRSMADTIIYETHVKGATKLHPLVPEEMRGTYAGLAHPVMLEHFRSLGITAVELLPVHEFVDEEFLVKKRLVNYWGYNSIGFFAPAARYSMSGDGGEQVREFKEMVRSLHSQGIEVILDVVYNHTGEAGKDGPTLSFRGLDNLTYYLRPADHPAEYENFSGTGNTFNTQHPAVVALVMDSLRYWVEEMHVDGFRFDLATSLGRDSGGFETWSRLFTAMYQDPVLRTAKLIAEPWDIGPDGYQVSRFPTRWSEWNDRFRNTTRSFWLGHQATLGEFALRLTGSADLFDRPGRGPLSTVNLVTCHDGFDLTDLVSYSQKHNWANGEENRDGSNDNLGFNYGVEGPTTDPEILDARYQARRNLIGTLLLSHGVPMLLGGDELSKSQLGNNNAYCQDNETTWLDWTLDEREAAFLEFVRHAIALRNAHPALRPLRYVESEIPVPHEPGVVSWRDADGTELMPGTWSRQEPRVLMLTVEASRDLPPDQSETLLIMFNASNDDTRFRVPRLGRRRRTDWHVVLDTADIEGCSDAVLAGGRDTIVSGCSILVAVAR; encoded by the coding sequence GTGATCCAGAAAACGCTCGGGCTCTTGCCTGGGACGCCGTGGCCGCTTGGAGCCACCTTGCGTGACGGCGGTGTGAACTTCGCTGTCTATTCTGAACATGCAGAGAAGATGCTGCTCGCCGTCTTCGAAGGGGAAGGGGATGCGGTCGAGTTCGACGCGGCGCTCCCGGCGCGCACAGGATTCATTTGGCATGGATTCCTGCCGAACGCCGGGCCCGGCCTCCGCTACGGTTTCCGGGCCAATGGGCCGTTCGACATCGATCGCGGTCTCCGATTCAACGTCTCGAAACTCTTGCTCGATCCCTATGCACGCGCCATCTCGGGCCACCTGACCTGGGACCACTCCGTTCATGATTACGACCGCGAGCTCAACGACCACACGGTCCGCAATCACGCGAACAGTGCCGATAGCGTGCCGCGTTCAGTCGTCGTCGATCCCGCATTCGATTGGCAAGGGGTCGAGCCCCCGCGCCGCTCAATGGCCGACACGATCATCTACGAGACGCATGTCAAGGGTGCAACCAAGCTCCATCCACTCGTGCCGGAGGAGATGCGCGGCACCTACGCCGGGTTGGCTCACCCCGTGATGCTCGAGCATTTTCGATCGTTGGGCATTACCGCGGTTGAACTCTTGCCAGTGCACGAGTTCGTCGACGAGGAGTTTCTCGTCAAGAAGCGGCTGGTCAACTACTGGGGCTACAACTCGATCGGTTTCTTTGCGCCAGCGGCCCGATACTCGATGTCTGGCGATGGAGGAGAGCAGGTTCGCGAGTTCAAGGAGATGGTGCGCAGCCTCCATAGCCAGGGAATAGAAGTCATCCTGGACGTGGTCTACAACCACACCGGCGAAGCCGGGAAGGATGGTCCGACTCTGTCGTTCCGGGGGCTGGACAATCTCACCTACTATCTGCGCCCGGCCGACCACCCGGCCGAATACGAGAACTTCAGCGGGACTGGCAACACCTTCAACACTCAGCATCCGGCCGTCGTCGCCCTGGTGATGGATTCGTTGCGGTATTGGGTCGAGGAAATGCATGTCGACGGATTCCGATTCGACCTGGCGACATCGCTCGGACGAGATTCGGGGGGATTTGAGACCTGGTCACGCTTGTTCACCGCCATGTATCAGGACCCGGTGCTGCGGACTGCGAAGTTGATTGCCGAGCCGTGGGATATCGGCCCGGATGGGTACCAGGTCAGCCGCTTTCCAACGAGGTGGAGCGAATGGAACGATCGTTTCCGCAACACCACGCGCTCGTTCTGGTTGGGTCACCAGGCAACGCTCGGTGAGTTCGCCTTGCGGCTGACCGGTTCGGCCGATTTGTTCGATCGACCGGGACGCGGGCCTCTTTCGACCGTCAATCTCGTCACCTGCCACGACGGTTTCGACCTGACCGATCTTGTCTCCTACAGCCAGAAGCACAACTGGGCTAATGGCGAAGAAAACCGCGATGGCTCGAACGACAATCTTGGCTTCAATTACGGTGTCGAGGGCCCAACAACCGATCCCGAAATTCTCGACGCGCGCTACCAGGCGCGTCGCAATCTGATTGGAACCCTCTTGCTGAGTCATGGCGTACCGATGCTGCTGGGCGGAGACGAACTGTCGAAGTCGCAGCTGGGGAACAACAACGCCTATTGTCAGGACAACGAAACGACATGGCTCGACTGGACTCTGGACGAGCGGGAGGCAGCCTTTCTCGAATTCGTACGGCATGCGATAGCGTTGCGGAACGCGCACCCGGCATTGCGCCCGCTGCGCTACGTCGAGTCGGAGATCCCGGTGCCACACGAGCCCGGTGTGGTGAGCTGGCGAGACGCTGACGGCACAGAACTGATGCCGGGGACGTGGAGTCGGCAGGAACCGCGTGTGCTCATGCTCACGGTCGAGGCGTCGCGCGACTTGCCGCCGGACCAGTCGGAAACGCTGCTCATCATGTTCAACGCCTCGAATGACGACACCAGGTTCCGCGTGCCACGACTCGGACGAAGGCGCAGAACGGACTGGCACGTCGTGCTGGATACCGCAGACATCGAGGGATGCTCTGACGCAGTCTTGGCCGGTGGGCGAGACACTATCGTCAGCGGTTGTTCGATACTCGTTGCCGTTGCGAGATAG
- a CDS encoding maltotransferase domain-containing protein produces the protein MTDVSPLVQAARVHSLDRADHGRIRIESVTPEIDGGRYPIKREVGDTIVVTADIFRDGHEKIAAELLFKPWYSPDWLASPMSHVDNDRWIGSFIVTENTRYDYTIAAVPDHYRSWHEEIGKKFSAGLDVQLEVAEGLQLLQGAIDQGGAGSTSIQNFWDVAATAESQAEAVQHLTSERLAELMRAAIPETERVWYRHALQATVDRARARYAAWYELFPRSAGTVHGKSGTFDDVIDRLDYIQELGFDTLYFPPIHPIGHTNRKGPNNTLNAGPHDPGVPYAIGSEAGGHDAVEPSLGTLEDFRRLVEIARSRDIELVLDFAINASPDHPWSKNHRSWFYIRPDGTIKYAENPPKRYEDVYPLNFSNPEWAELWQEMRRVILFWIDQGVTAFRVDNPHTKPTAFWEWMIADIQAVHPETIFLSEAFTRPKLMKWLAKAGFTQSYTYFTWRNFKQEIIDYFTELTTPPVSDYMRGNLFTNTPDILPYFLQESGRPGFKIRAVLAATLSSVYGIYSGFELCEATPVPGKEEYLNSEKYDFKIWDWDRPGNIRADIARVNQIRREHPALHEYDNLRFYWSDDDNILVYGKQTADKSDNILVVVNLDPFQTHETMIHFPVDDFGMPPDEQYESHDLVTGERYFWTGGSQYVRLDPGKEPAHILHLRQWQHHDYVEIDT, from the coding sequence ATGACCGATGTATCCCCGTTGGTTCAGGCTGCGCGGGTTCATTCGCTCGATCGTGCCGACCACGGCCGCATCCGCATCGAGTCGGTCACCCCTGAGATCGATGGCGGCCGCTATCCGATCAAGCGTGAGGTGGGCGATACCATAGTCGTCACAGCCGATATTTTTCGTGACGGTCACGAGAAGATCGCGGCGGAACTCCTTTTCAAACCGTGGTACTCCCCCGATTGGCTCGCGTCGCCAATGTCGCATGTGGACAACGATCGATGGATCGGCTCGTTCATCGTGACCGAGAACACCCGGTACGACTACACCATCGCCGCCGTGCCAGATCACTATCGATCCTGGCATGAGGAGATCGGGAAGAAGTTCTCGGCCGGGCTCGATGTCCAGCTCGAGGTTGCCGAAGGGCTCCAGCTTCTCCAGGGCGCCATCGATCAGGGAGGAGCAGGCTCGACCTCGATCCAGAATTTCTGGGATGTTGCGGCCACGGCCGAGTCGCAAGCGGAGGCAGTTCAGCACCTCACGTCAGAGCGTCTGGCCGAGCTGATGCGCGCGGCCATTCCAGAGACTGAGCGCGTCTGGTATCGCCATGCATTGCAGGCGACCGTGGACCGCGCCCGCGCCCGATATGCAGCCTGGTATGAGCTCTTTCCGCGTTCCGCGGGGACGGTCCATGGGAAGAGCGGCACGTTCGACGATGTCATCGATCGGCTCGACTACATCCAGGAGCTGGGATTCGATACGCTTTATTTCCCGCCCATCCACCCCATCGGCCACACCAACCGGAAGGGTCCGAACAACACCCTGAACGCTGGTCCGCACGATCCCGGCGTGCCTTACGCAATCGGAAGCGAGGCTGGTGGACATGACGCGGTCGAGCCGTCACTCGGAACGCTGGAGGACTTTCGGCGGCTGGTGGAGATCGCCCGGAGCCGTGATATCGAGCTCGTGCTCGATTTCGCGATCAATGCCTCTCCCGATCACCCCTGGTCGAAGAACCATCGAAGCTGGTTCTACATCCGCCCAGACGGAACGATCAAATACGCCGAGAACCCGCCAAAGCGCTACGAGGACGTCTATCCGCTCAACTTCAGCAACCCTGAGTGGGCGGAGCTCTGGCAGGAAATGCGGCGGGTGATTCTCTTCTGGATCGATCAGGGCGTCACCGCGTTCCGCGTAGACAATCCGCACACCAAACCAACTGCGTTCTGGGAATGGATGATCGCGGACATCCAGGCGGTTCACCCAGAGACGATCTTCCTCTCGGAGGCATTCACTCGACCCAAGCTGATGAAGTGGTTGGCGAAGGCAGGGTTCACCCAGTCCTACACCTACTTCACCTGGCGCAACTTCAAGCAGGAGATCATCGACTACTTCACCGAACTCACTACCCCGCCTGTCTCGGACTATATGCGCGGCAACCTTTTCACGAACACGCCGGACATCCTGCCCTACTTCCTGCAGGAGAGCGGCCGACCAGGATTCAAGATCCGTGCCGTCCTGGCGGCGACCCTCTCCAGCGTGTACGGCATCTACAGCGGTTTCGAGCTCTGCGAAGCGACCCCGGTGCCCGGCAAGGAGGAGTACCTGAACTCTGAGAAGTACGACTTCAAGATTTGGGACTGGGATCGCCCAGGCAACATTCGCGCCGACATCGCCCGAGTCAACCAAATCCGCAGAGAGCATCCTGCTCTCCACGAGTACGACAATCTGCGGTTCTATTGGTCCGACGATGACAACATTCTGGTCTATGGAAAGCAGACCGCCGACAAGTCCGACAACATCCTCGTCGTCGTCAATCTGGACCCGTTCCAGACACACGAAACAATGATCCACTTTCCGGTCGACGATTTTGGGATGCCGCCGGATGAGCAGTACGAATCGCATGATCTCGTCACCGGCGAGCGGTATTTCTGGACTGGCGGATCACAGTATGTGCGGCTCGACCCTGGAAAGGAACCGGCCCACATCCTCCACCTGCGCCAGTGGCAACACCACGATTATGTAGAGATCGATACGTAA
- the treS gene encoding maltose alpha-D-glucosyltransferase — MPSNDALWFKDAVFYEVPVRSFFDSNGDGKGDFRGLSQKLDYIRDLGVDCIWVLPMYPSPNMDDGYDIADFLNIHPDYGSVGDFITFIEAAHARGLKVVADLVLNHTSDQHSWFQEARSDPDSPKRDYYVWSDDPTRYSGARIIFIDTEASNWSFDPVANQYFWHRFFYHQPDLNYDNDALHEEMLDVARFWLNFGLDGFRCDAVPYLYEREGTNCENLPETHAFLQKLRKMVDTEFPGKILLAEANQWPEDVVEYFGSADDPEFQMGFHFPVMPRLYMAMSRQDRAPIIDILRRTPEIRPDCQWGTFLRNHDELTLEMVTLDEREYMWNVYAPNPRMKSNLGIRRRLAPLMNNNRQAIELINALMLSLPGSPCIYYGDEIGMGDNIWLRDRNGVRTPMQWSADKSAGFSITSELWAPIINDPIYGYEHVNVADQEGIPSSLLNWTRKILAIRREHKAFGRGTIDFILPENPAILVYTRRWESDTMLCIANLSDRVESVSIDLSNLAGSTLTEAFGGTVFPTVTDSPYPLVIGPLGYYWFEVSPLHPATAG, encoded by the coding sequence ATGCCGTCGAACGATGCTCTGTGGTTCAAAGACGCGGTCTTCTACGAGGTGCCGGTCCGCTCGTTCTTCGATTCCAACGGTGACGGGAAGGGTGATTTTCGCGGGCTTTCGCAGAAGCTCGATTACATCCGTGATCTGGGGGTCGACTGCATCTGGGTGCTCCCCATGTATCCCTCGCCAAACATGGACGACGGCTACGACATTGCGGATTTCCTGAACATTCATCCGGACTACGGCTCGGTTGGCGACTTCATCACCTTCATCGAGGCGGCGCACGCCCGCGGGTTGAAGGTCGTGGCCGACCTGGTCCTCAACCACACCTCTGATCAGCACAGCTGGTTCCAGGAAGCGCGGAGCGATCCGGACTCGCCAAAACGTGACTACTACGTCTGGAGCGACGACCCGACCCGGTACAGTGGCGCGCGCATCATTTTCATCGACACCGAGGCGTCGAACTGGTCGTTCGATCCAGTTGCGAACCAATACTTCTGGCATCGATTCTTCTACCATCAGCCAGATCTCAACTACGACAACGACGCTCTCCACGAGGAAATGCTGGATGTCGCGCGATTCTGGCTGAACTTCGGGTTGGATGGCTTTCGGTGCGACGCGGTTCCCTACTTGTACGAACGGGAAGGCACCAACTGCGAAAACCTGCCAGAAACGCACGCGTTCTTGCAGAAATTGCGCAAGATGGTCGACACGGAGTTCCCGGGAAAGATCCTTCTCGCCGAGGCGAATCAATGGCCAGAGGATGTTGTCGAATACTTCGGCTCAGCTGACGATCCCGAATTCCAGATGGGGTTCCATTTTCCGGTCATGCCCAGGCTCTATATGGCCATGAGCCGGCAGGACCGCGCGCCGATCATCGACATCTTGCGCCGCACGCCCGAGATCCGCCCGGACTGCCAGTGGGGAACCTTTCTCCGAAACCACGACGAATTGACGCTCGAGATGGTCACGCTCGACGAGCGCGAGTACATGTGGAATGTCTACGCGCCGAATCCGCGCATGAAGAGCAATCTCGGCATCCGGCGTCGCCTGGCTCCGCTCATGAACAACAACCGCCAGGCGATCGAGCTCATCAACGCGCTCATGCTCTCGCTGCCCGGATCACCGTGCATCTACTACGGTGATGAGATTGGCATGGGAGACAACATCTGGTTACGCGACCGCAATGGAGTGCGCACGCCAATGCAATGGTCCGCCGACAAGAGCGCCGGTTTCTCGATCACGAGCGAGCTCTGGGCGCCCATCATCAACGACCCGATCTACGGATACGAACATGTCAATGTGGCGGACCAGGAAGGAATTCCCTCGTCGTTGCTGAACTGGACGCGCAAGATCCTCGCGATTCGGCGGGAACACAAGGCGTTTGGCCGTGGAACGATCGATTTCATCCTGCCCGAGAATCCTGCGATTCTCGTCTATACCCGGCGATGGGAAAGCGACACGATGCTCTGCATCGCCAATCTTTCGGATCGGGTGGAGAGCGTGTCGATCGACCTCTCGAACCTCGCAGGCTCGACGCTGACGGAGGCGTTTGGGGGTACCGTGTTCCCGACTGTGACCGATTCACCTTACCCACTCGTAATTGGGCCACTCGGCTACTATTGGTTCGAGGTTTCCCCATTGCATCCAGCGACGGCAGGTTGA
- a CDS encoding phosphotransferase: MIDDALWQAITAGLPAYLDQKRWYADKLRPIADFQLVDAAVVGRQGVQILLALIGIDYQVGESRRYFVPMTVHRAETPASSTIASIHSDSEALWVEDAIGDPLFRDFLVEAGQGSNLEGNHGVFEFEPWMRDGMPFVLAAGTQSAATTFEQSNSSIAYGQQAIAKLYRRLEVGQNIEVDMNRYLASDAGFASIPKLIAAATYRGEHGDIPLMLVQQHVGDHRDTWTALTDLLRHGQDGSLDFMDGMGRVTGEMHVALASAPEVSPLAPEPISDADIESWRAAFLRSAEETDWITGERLRALPDRSRQAAADYLASPRDWNERATWFELLSGLYKTRVHGDYHLGQVLVTKDGRLLVVDFEGEPHRPAYEREAKYSPLRDVGGMLRSINYAVGVVASSHDVQADAASRAWLEHWEQDARARFLAAYRTAIAKAPVPIAPLDDDEFSRVIAALETDKAFYEVRYELSSRPDWAWLPLNSLK; this comes from the coding sequence GTGATCGATGACGCTCTTTGGCAGGCAATTACCGCCGGCCTTCCCGCCTATCTCGACCAGAAGCGGTGGTACGCCGACAAGCTGCGGCCGATCGCCGATTTCCAGCTGGTCGATGCTGCCGTCGTCGGTCGACAGGGAGTTCAGATCCTTCTCGCTTTGATCGGGATCGACTATCAGGTCGGTGAGTCGCGGCGCTATTTCGTCCCCATGACCGTCCATCGGGCGGAAACCCCGGCTTCCTCGACGATTGCGTCAATTCATTCGGACTCCGAAGCACTATGGGTCGAGGACGCTATTGGCGATCCGCTGTTCCGCGATTTCCTGGTCGAGGCAGGCCAGGGATCGAACCTCGAAGGCAACCACGGAGTCTTCGAATTCGAGCCATGGATGCGGGATGGGATGCCATTTGTGCTCGCCGCGGGAACCCAGTCGGCCGCCACAACCTTCGAGCAAAGCAACTCATCCATCGCCTATGGCCAGCAAGCCATTGCCAAGCTCTACCGCCGCCTCGAAGTGGGTCAGAACATCGAAGTCGACATGAACCGGTATCTGGCCTCTGACGCCGGATTCGCGTCGATTCCCAAGCTCATCGCTGCCGCCACTTATCGTGGCGAGCACGGCGATATCCCGCTCATGTTGGTGCAACAACATGTGGGCGATCATCGTGATACGTGGACCGCATTGACAGACCTGTTGCGGCACGGGCAAGACGGATCGCTCGACTTCATGGATGGGATGGGTCGGGTGACCGGCGAGATGCACGTCGCGCTAGCGTCCGCGCCCGAGGTGTCACCGCTTGCACCCGAACCGATCTCCGATGCCGATATCGAATCATGGCGGGCGGCATTTCTTCGTTCAGCGGAGGAGACCGACTGGATTACTGGCGAACGACTTCGCGCGCTGCCCGATCGCTCGCGCCAGGCAGCGGCAGACTACCTGGCGAGCCCTCGCGATTGGAACGAACGCGCGACCTGGTTCGAATTGCTCTCCGGGCTCTACAAGACGAGAGTGCATGGTGACTATCACCTCGGGCAGGTGCTGGTCACCAAGGACGGCCGCCTGCTCGTGGTCGACTTCGAAGGCGAACCACATCGACCGGCGTATGAGCGAGAAGCGAAGTACTCCCCTCTGCGTGACGTGGGGGGAATGCTGCGGTCGATCAACTACGCGGTAGGTGTCGTCGCCAGTTCCCATGATGTGCAGGCCGACGCAGCCTCACGCGCGTGGCTCGAACATTGGGAGCAGGACGCCAGAGCGCGTTTCCTTGCCGCATATCGGACGGCAATTGCCAAAGCACCGGTCCCCATCGCCCCGCTCGATGACGACGAGTTCTCCAGGGTCATTGCCGCACTCGAGACCGACAAGGCCTTCTACGAGGTTAGGTACGAACTCAGCAGCCGCCCGGACTGGGCATGGCTCCCGCTGAACAGCCTGAAATAG
- a CDS encoding 1,4-alpha-glucan branching protein domain-containing protein, with translation MSKIGGFTFVLHSHLPYARQAGMWPHGEEWVHEAIAETYLPLLNALYDLKEDGIRFKLTIGVTPILGEQLSDPTIIEHFIGYAAERSAWAEDDIDRFEETGETGLRDLARYYHHFYARALTSFQDRFKSDLLGALAVLQDEGYVEIATSAATHGYLPLLSRDSSISGQLATGVKAYEKRFGARPRSIWLPECAYRPAYLEPTADGEIRRPGIESFLAKFGLQEFFSETHSVEGGNPVGKAAGEAIGPYGSVTRTYSPELEAHEIDEPRTTFQPYWVGDEPGKVAVLARNNDTGQQVWSATFGYPGDYWYREFHKKDATSGLQYWRVGGSGLDLAFKPLYEPHRAAERVEEHAEHYASLVRRLLTEYYDANGQYGIISAAYDTELFGHWWFEGVDWLKAVLRRLSQAPEIELTTANEIVTNHPPSRVLALPESSWGAGGGHFTWLNSDTQWMWPKIHGAELRMEQLVASSTGAIGSEREFLNQAARELLLLESSDWPFLVTTGQAREYAVERFEDHLTRFDQLAEIIEMGRTEEPESVAFLRDLQDRDNPFPNIDYRDFKAHQGSV, from the coding sequence ATGAGCAAAATCGGCGGTTTCACCTTCGTGCTCCATTCGCACTTGCCGTATGCGCGTCAGGCGGGCATGTGGCCGCATGGCGAGGAGTGGGTGCACGAGGCGATAGCAGAGACCTATCTTCCGCTGTTGAATGCCCTCTACGACCTCAAAGAGGATGGGATCCGCTTCAAGCTCACCATCGGGGTCACGCCAATTCTGGGCGAGCAGCTTTCCGATCCAACGATCATCGAGCATTTCATCGGCTATGCGGCCGAGCGGTCCGCCTGGGCGGAAGACGATATCGATCGGTTCGAAGAAACAGGTGAGACCGGGCTGCGAGATCTCGCGCGGTACTACCACCACTTCTACGCAAGAGCGCTGACATCGTTCCAGGATCGATTCAAGAGCGACCTGCTTGGCGCGCTTGCGGTTTTGCAAGACGAAGGCTACGTCGAAATCGCCACGTCGGCGGCGACCCATGGGTACTTGCCGCTGCTCTCGCGCGATTCGTCGATCTCCGGGCAGCTGGCAACCGGCGTCAAAGCCTATGAGAAGCGGTTTGGCGCGCGTCCGCGCTCCATTTGGTTGCCGGAGTGCGCATACCGCCCGGCGTACCTCGAACCCACTGCGGACGGCGAGATCCGCCGACCCGGGATCGAGAGTTTTCTCGCAAAGTTCGGTCTGCAGGAGTTCTTCAGCGAGACGCATTCGGTGGAGGGCGGGAACCCGGTAGGCAAAGCGGCCGGAGAGGCCATCGGCCCGTACGGTTCCGTGACTCGCACCTACTCGCCTGAACTCGAAGCGCACGAGATCGATGAACCTCGCACGACCTTCCAGCCCTATTGGGTCGGCGACGAGCCAGGTAAAGTGGCCGTATTGGCCCGGAACAACGACACGGGCCAACAGGTCTGGTCGGCCACGTTTGGGTATCCGGGCGACTATTGGTACCGGGAGTTCCACAAGAAAGACGCTACCTCCGGTCTGCAGTACTGGCGGGTTGGGGGCAGCGGGCTCGATCTCGCCTTCAAGCCGCTCTACGAGCCGCACCGTGCCGCAGAGCGGGTCGAGGAACATGCGGAGCACTATGCGTCGTTAGTGCGACGGTTGCTGACCGAGTACTACGATGCCAACGGACAGTACGGCATCATCAGCGCGGCGTATGACACCGAGCTGTTCGGTCACTGGTGGTTCGAAGGCGTCGACTGGTTGAAGGCTGTGCTGCGCCGCCTGTCGCAGGCGCCCGAAATCGAACTGACAACAGCCAACGAAATCGTCACCAATCACCCGCCGAGCCGGGTCCTCGCCTTGCCCGAGAGCAGCTGGGGCGCAGGCGGTGGCCATTTCACCTGGCTCAATTCGGACACGCAATGGATGTGGCCGAAGATTCACGGCGCCGAACTCCGCATGGAACAACTGGTCGCCTCCTCGACGGGCGCCATCGGTTCAGAGCGAGAGTTCCTGAACCAGGCAGCGCGCGAGCTCCTGCTGCTCGAAAGCAGCGACTGGCCGTTCCTGGTTACGACCGGTCAGGCGCGTGAGTACGCCGTCGAGCGATTCGAAGACCACCTGACTCGCTTCGATCAGTTGGCCGAAATCATCGAAATGGGCCGGACCGAAGAACCTGAGTCGGTGGCATTCTTGCGGGATCTGCAGGATCGGGACAATCCCTTCCCTAACATCGACTATCGGGACTTCAAGGCCCATCAGGGCAGCGTCTAG